The DNA segment TGTTGAGTACCACCACCTCCACAAAATACAATTGTGAATTGATtcataaaaacagaaacattatgGCACAAATAAGGGAAGGCAATAAATACTCTTCCCCCCGCTCCAACTCCTTCCCAAATGGAGGCAGTAGTATTgtaataacaaaaagaaagaaaaaaaaaggttaaaaaaaaatatattgcttgtCATTTAAGGTTCCAAACCAACAATCATCAGGATGCAGAACAGGATACATCTAAAGTGAGAAAGTTATTTACTTCACATTCAAGTTAGCACTAGCTATACTTTTTTTGGCACATGGTGTTATTCTTAATGTGCCAAAACAGTGTTGTGCACCttataaaatatgaatgttAACGCCACTAAGACTGAATTCCTGTTATTCACAATCCAATTTTATATTGgtgttgttttgctgtttcaccTATACTTAAACCACAAGTCAGGAGAACAACCATTGCTGATAGCATCTAACACACATTAACAACAAacaacagaagctgaaaagtaaaattGTCAAAAATCAGTGACTTTCCAATGTTAATCTCTGGATTTCAGGTTATTTAATCAGCACAAGAATAGaagacttgttttattttgttttgtgattaCAGATGTTCATGTTAATTGAAAAGGTAGTTTGTTGAATGAAGCAAAAATCTGGGTTGGTTaacaaacaccaacaaaaaaattcatctgccttttcttattctctgaaagaaaaacaaggttattttgtaatttttttttctttccccctccccctccatgGCACACCAGCAAAATACAGGTGTCATACAGGAGAAACAGGAGATTCTGGCACTCAGAGGGCTTTCCCTAGGAGATGGGACGGTTTGGCAGCTACAGGAAACTGTCAGTAGCACTTCCAAGGGCACAAACAAAAATTGCAAAGCAAGACTTCTTGTGTTCTGGTCTTCCGGCCTGTTTCCTGCACCCTAATAATCAAATTATCCCTACTTTAAAGCCAAATTCAGCTTCCACAATTACATGAACTTTAATGAAGCATCTCATTAACTTCTGAGGAATCAGAGCAAATTCTGGTAATTAATTTCCTCTCTCATCTTTCAATTTACTGCTTGGTTTATCATCCGAAGTGCCCAATCCTAAGCTTCTGCATGAAACCTAGAATACTCTTGCATAGTAATAACACAGTATTCTGGAGAGATtgataaaacaaacatttgctGGAAAATGATTTTCAAGAGTATATCAAGTCAgagttaattaaaatactgcttCCCATAAAACCAATCTGTTCATAACTTTTCGCAAAATCTAAATTCATTTGTCCGCTGTTACATATGCAAACTGTGATCAAGCTGAAAGCTGAATCCTAATTGTGCACTCTGTCCACCACATCCCCATCTACAATCCCCACCACAATCTACTGTCACTGTCTTAATATTCATTGATTCTGGATTCTGCTATGCACTTTTATTAATGACATTATATTTGTGTCTGGAcaagttttaaattttgtttgaataATAAAAGCCATTGATTTAAGATGGccatcattttttcccctccaaattTAGATAGAAAGTTCTTTTAAACTGcacaaaaagtttaaaagtccttttaaacttttttttaaacaaagtctCTTTTAAACTAAAACTGCTGTCTTTCTCAATTCCATCTGAAAGAGTAAGACAAAATGAAGACTTCTTAAGCTCTAGAGCTATTGATGGTAGTGGCAAAATCCAAAACATTGCTATGGAATTGAAGAGGTTAATGAatccttctgtattttgttatttctggtTGGGTTTGTAATTTTCCCCATCCAAAACCAGATGGTCTATCTCTTAGAGGTATATCAAGATATAATTTTCCAAAACATCAATTGTAACATTATGTAATATGATTGTAAAACTAATACTAATTTTATACAGCCatgtttcaaattttaaattgaGGGAGGGAAAGATATTAACTAATTTTTAGGTCAAGTTATTCTTTGAATGAACTTGTAGGTCAAATCATCCcctgaaataaatgcaacttGGAAAcattctgtctgaaaaaaacagtctcCAAACCCTGGCAAATAATCACAAGAGAAAGTGCCCGAACACACATTTATGTCAGAGTCTATGCTGTTTCCAAATGTGAACTTTTCATACACTGtgttatgaaaataaagaagtcaAGAGCTACACCAGAAGATTACATAAACAAAAATTTATGTTTTGCCTAGTATAACAGgagtcttaaaaaaaccaaacaccacttCATATCCATTATTTCATACCCAGATGTTTCCTGTACACCTGCAGTTGTCTCCAGTGCTGAATTCATGAGCTATAGTATTTTAACAGACTCTCATCAGTTGGTTTTAGAATTTTCTTGTCTGCCATGTTCACGATCCATCCTGGAGCAAGACCAAAAAATATCTGTCTGGGATCCTTGCGTGAGCTTAACATTTTGAAGAGTTCATCCTTAGTTATGTCTGGTAAGACATAGCCGTATTTCTTGGCAAGTTCAAGCCTGGCTTCTGCAACCTTAGATGGATCTGCCAGGTACCCACGATTCCTGGCATCAGTGTAGTAACGCACTAGATCTTCAGGTGGAAGCATTCGCTTTGGAATAGGCTGGCCACGCAGAAAAAATACTACTGGCTTACATAAAATTTCTGTGGgcaaacatgaaagaaaattagatAGTATGCTTTACaatacatatttaagaaggtgtcatttaatatctttatttagTACTTTGTGCCACATAAATTATTGAACTCTTATTATTAAAAAGTATCAAGCAGAACCCTGTATTTCTTGGCTTAAGTTATTCTTATTCAGAACAAGATAGTGGTTCATAAGTTTCACTTaaccaaacaaacaactctGTTTTAACTGGTATTTATAATGACAACCTGGATGAATCGTTACTTCTAATGCATTTAGAATACCTACTTTGGAAAGATACAATAACTAAAATAGATGCCTTCATATATTTAAAGGACTGACTTCCAGGTTAGAAGAAACACATTTGCACGGCTATTTACATAGTGTACCAACAAATGTCAAATGTAgtgtttctataaatatttttaaatgaagaatcaATGGCACATGCATCTATCTAGCCGTTTGTGAAGACTATCTTCTCCTCAAGTTTTACTGAATTTGGCAAATTACACTCCAGATCCTTTTAACCttagtatttttattgttttctggactggaaaaaaaggacttttaTCACTCCAGAGTAACACATTTTGCAAACTAAAAATGTCTATTCCTCTTGTTCTCAGCCTCATTCACACATGAAAGCTCCATTATTGTCAATAAAACCTGCATGAATGAATATTAGGCAGGATGCAGcctcaagcaaagcaaagcctcATTCTTCAGTGAAAGTGTTCTGAAAACAATAGCCATTTTGACTGGAATGATTCTGAGCTTCTGTAACTCGGTTATTTCCTCACTTCaactagaaaattattttaaattaaaaccagaaatatccACAGTGGGTTTTAAACCTAAttctgcccctcccccccccccagttttctTAAGTATTATTAAACACATGAGAAAGTTGGAAGACAAATATTCAAAGAAACAATCTTTTATGAGTTACTCTGTTTATAAAGCTACTTGGATTTCTTTAATTGGCTGACTGGTAAATGACTGCTAACACTGGTAGGGCTGAACAAGCAAATGgttaataaaagcaaaactgaatgcaTTACAGTTCAACATTTGTGTAACAGTGTGTTGTTGAAGcttttagaagagaaaaagtggATGATTTTCCAGAAGAACTATATTTGAAACTTTTATTTGGATCATTTAATCTTTGCACattcagagagaaagagaggcagaaatggaaaggaattcTTACCCAGACTCCTCGGATCATAAAATGCTGTTGTTACCACacctccatttttttctatgGCTGCAATTGCTAATTCAGATGCCCTCTGCACTTCAATATTtacttttgctgaaaaaatatcAGCGCCCTGTAAATTTCAACACAAATCAGAGTAACattaaaatgagtattttagGACATACACTTATTCCTCTCTGCAAAATTTTAAGAAACGTGAAATCCTGCAAAGTATTATGATTTGTCTGTTCCCTGCATCAAGACAGGTAACCAAACTGCTCTCGCTCAGTCACCCAgattgaatgaaaaaaaccctttgccTGTCCAAAAAATATTCACACATTTCTTTCAGCATATTCTAGTCTTCTGTTGTCAAATACTTTAACCTCTTGTTACATGCTTCTTATCTGCAATTTCTGTAGTGTCTCAGGTCTTAAAACATCATACTGGGGTTTcgtttgttttgggttttggtttgtttttgggttttttttttttgcaaatccACAGTGCCCTCTAGCGGGGTTATCATCATAACATCCCACAGCAAAGCgatttagaaaagcaaagttgCTCCCAAAACATGAGAAGGACAACCTGACTGCCTGgcatggaaaaacagaaaacccaagCTTTTATACTGCCCGAGGTAATAAGCATCTTGCATGTATACCTCCTCCACCAGCTGGACGCCATAATCCCTTTTGAGAGGCTGCACTGTTACACCTCTGGCGTTAGTGAGCTGTGTTAAGTCAATTGGCTGTGTGGGGTCAACTCTACCCAAATCGATCAGGTACTGCAGCCTCTGAAGACTGAGCGGTTGATACTGCCGTCTGAGGCTGGGGAgaggaacacagaaaacaaacaaaacaatgaaaaatttcaaacaCTGAAGCGTCAACAGGAACTAGTTAACCAAGGCACAACacataatattttgttttctacctACTCTTAAAATTACCAAGTAAGTGTTTAAAACGCACCTATCCATAAACCaaaattttaagtttaattTAATGCAAATACAAGCCCTAGTCACAGGCCAAGACTCCATTATGCCTTCAGGTTggtcacacacacaccccctccaatatattaattattttgctgttgctgagctCAATTTACTCCAGAATACCTCTCTACTTGTTGACTGGTTTAAGGAAGctaaaaagatgaagaaatcaAAACGTCAGCATTTCTTGGTAACTCAACTAGATTGTAAATAACTACCTTCTTCAAAGTGAGTCCAGCTTGGTAGCttcactgaaaatttcattCAGGAAATCCAAgcaaaaaaccctaaataaaCCACAATCAAAACCAAATATAGCCTCTCCTCCCATACAAATTTAGTCAAAGACTATCTGCCCAACCCTGTATGTGCTCCTGCATAGTTTGCCTATATCCAACAAGATATTTTAGTCTATTACCACTGTACCTGACATCTCACAAGTACCGAATGGAATGTTCCTCAAAATACCACAAAGGAAGAGAAGTATCGAGAAAATGCATACTGACCCATACCCCCAAAGGAAGTTGGAGTATTTTGTCAATAGCCATCAGCTTCAGCAGAAACTACTGCATTTTATGAAGTTCTAACTTTACTACACAAACCGATCCTTAGAACAGTTTTCCCCATCCCAATGTCTATAGCTACTGCACATAACTTACACTGATGCTCAAAGCTTTCTCATACAATCGGTTTGACCACCACTACAGGAAATTTGTGTGTGGTAGCAGAAAAACTGAGAGCTTATCTCTGTTATTGGCAAgctaaataagaaagaaaaacaacagaatttaCACCATCAGACAGCTCTTAAGAAAGGAGAAGTTCAAGAAGTGGAGGAACACTACTGTAGACAGAAAGAAGGAGGTGAAGATAAACAGGCAGGGACATTGCTCAGCATACTCCCATCCTGCCATGATAGCGCCTCTGAAGTACACTTTCAATGTTCACTAGACAAACATTTACAATAGATGACACTGAAATTCTGCAAACATTGAAAAGAAattggagtatttttttttgtttccaaatgctGTCAGATCTGGTTAAAAACAGCAAGACCCTACTAATTTCTTGTCACTGCAGAAGCCTGGATTTTTGCTATTGGTAATTCATGAACTCGTAACCACTGTTAACACAAGAAGCTCAGTGTCTGCATTCTGCAGTGTTTCCTTTGTAGGACTGCAAATCTAAACTCTTGTCTTCAGCTATGgaaattttttctcatttactcTTGAGAGTAACTTAAACAAACAGGAGGCAATGACAGTACTTGGAAATAGAGTTTGAACTTCAAAATTAGTAAGACtcacagagaaaatgtttaGCAACCAGTACAGGTCTGCAAGTTATACTGCATGCATAAAgaatgcaaatataaaaatgcacagcTATTTGATGAAGTTATATCAGCAAATGAAACATGAAATCAACCTGCAAGTTTAACAattcacaaacacacacatatttatctttttattcttGAACTGTCTGCTAAGTGTGGCATGTTTTGCCTGTAACAGCACCATACAGGTACAGAAGTTTTCACGATCATAcctaaaagcaacaaaatgatTACTGACCCAGGTAACATACATGCTATCCtaggaaacaaaaccagctttaaacaacaacaaaaaattaaaaaccagtttTGTAATCATCAATATAAgtgaaggaaattaataaaacacCAGCATACAGCTCTCCAGCTAAGAACAGTGACTGCAGACAAGACACGTTagatgaataattttaaaaattaaaaagctggaAGATGGacacagaacaaacaaacagggTGTGAAAAGAGGACAAAAGCGTCAAACCAGTCCCAGCACCTGAGGAGAACAATGGTGAAAGATGACTTCATGGCCTCATCCAGGAGATTTGATATTAAAGAGCTTGTTAAAATCCTAGGTGGAACAGGTGGAGTACAGACAAAGACTGCAGTGTTGCAGGACTAAAAAAGTAGAGTcatgaaaagaagcagaattgTTTGGCTAGCAGCAGATCAGAGCTTCACATGAATAAAGCTAACAGAAATAACAAAGCAAGGCTTTGCATTACACTTCCATGCTTAACATGCTCACTTGAGTCAATGGGCCTGTTCCCAGTCAGTTCAGCATGTTACCCGCTGTGCAGGCAggcaaagagagaaacaaacatGTACAGAGGAGTGGTCTCAGAGAAGAATCGCACTCAGCTGTAGAAGGAAGGGTAGCCTGCTACAGATGCAGGATTATGCAAAGAAAAGTACAAATAAGCAGAGCTGtgaagtaacagaaaatgagtgaattcattaaaaaaataatctcagaagAAGTGGGAGATGCTGTTGTTAAGGAAGCTAACAATCTGAGAGGAATAGCTCACTTTCAGTTAGGCCTGTTTTGGCATATTGGCTTCTAGCTTCAGAAGGAAGATCAAGAAAAGCAGACAATGATCAATTTCCAGGTAAATGTGAAGAAACTTACCTATGTCCCTCATTAAACCCATATTTTGGTATGGCCAAGTAAAACGGAGTTTGACCACCCTCAAAGCCTAATCGGGGGCGATTTCctctttgtctttctcctttatGACCTCGACCACACTTCCTACCTCCATATCTTCCACGGCCACGTCTTCTCTCCTTGAAAACAATCAATGATACATTGATACATTTAGTCAATGATTTTGGAGATAAGCATCTCTAAAACATGATTTCAGAGATATGAACAGCTAAGCAAAATGCTGATCCTTGAGGAAAAATTAAGAGATAGATCCATTTGATCTTACAAAGTTTTTCCCATTTAAGCTACCATTTACTGGAGTGTGAACACATGTGGAAGGAGCAATGTCACATTGCTAACCAGTCTCTTATCTGCACAACACAATTCACACATTTGTTATTTTCCAGAGTTCCTCAGTGTGAATCAGTCACTAGAGATATGTGAAGCAATGCGTTCTGAACAGTATTTGTACTGCTTATAAGCTAACTTTTGTTAAGTTGCAGCACAGTCACTGCTGGATCAATAACAATGTAAATAATTATTAAACAGGCTACAGTAAGCCTcttcaatttctctttttttttttattcaacaTTCAAATAACCAAACTTCAAGCACCGTGATCCCACAAATTGCTATATGCAGTTAGACTGCAGCCAGAATACTGAGTAAAACTCAGGTCTGAAAACTGCTCTTTACAACATGGTATTTGATTACTAGCCTAACACCGTAAAGACCTAAAATTTGATGCTTCATGCTCTTTATTGTGTCCGTAGGTTTTCCAAAGTTATGGAGTACTTAATGTGCACTGAAATATTGGTACAAGAGTCAGTACAGACATACATCAGAAGCTAGACTAGACTATCCCAGTCACCAAAGGAAGTTGAGTTGTCCCCAGCCCACGCACTATGCTGCTTTACTCAGTGTCTCTTGTGCTGACACAAGCAGTTGTGGGGCCCTGTGCTGGACAGGTAATGGAATTAAACTAGATGAAACCTAACTTCTGTCTAActatttttctgctggtttagTTCCCTGCTTCGGCTCACTGCACAACCTCTAGCAGTGGTAGGAAATACACAGCAGGTGTGACCACCTGGTGGCAGAGGGACACCCACCCTTTCTGGCAGTTGCTCATCACCCCCCCCAGACTGCACCATGACTTTAGTAAATACAAGCTCACTGACAAGTAATGTAATCAGTACATTGACCAGATTTTAGACTGTTGGAGGAGCCAATCAAAATTTTTTTATACAACTTCTGTTTGTGAAGACAAATGCTGTTAAATCTGCTTATTTGAGAATAAGGCTGTCTGacaccaaaatcaaaacaaccAGACAAACAGAGCTGAGGTCACTTGTACAATTTCTAATGgaagacaaacagcagcagcatggggaaAACATTGCTCATTTCTTAGATGGAGTTGCAAGTTACTTGCTAAAGGCTGAATGAGTGTACAAAAATTTCTActttcaagattaaaaaaaaaataatgttctccTAAACCCAACAGATACCTTGAAAAACAGAGTCCCGAGGACAGACACTGGCAGGTAAGCATCAGCTCCAGTAAATCGCAAGTTCAGACTATCTCTCAACTTCTCAATGCTAAGcttgaaaataccattttggaGGCTGGATTAGTTTGAAAAACCTTAAGAATCACCACTCCAGCACTGAACAGTGCTACTTCTACCTTAAATTGATCCTGGCCAAGATGGACATTCACATCTCCAAGTGAAGTAACCTGACAGCAGAACCCCAACAGCTGTAGGGGGAAGAATTTCCATTCTGTTGTCTTGTCACAGGTTTATGGGGTTACCACTATGCAGCACTCACCAGCTCTGTTGGCATCTCTAGGGAGCCCTGAGCACTGACAGGGAAGTGCTGCAGGGACAGTCCCCTGTCAGTCCCCTATTCGTACGACTTTAGCCCTTTAACTTCATCCCCCTGTACACAGATATCcgacacacacaccccagatTGGGTTCCTCctggtttctttcctttatttgtcTATCACTTTACAATGAGACAGGGAagatttagttttgtttttgagAAAGCAATAGTAACAAGAAACGGTGGCTGGCACCACaacccttttccttttaaacctTTTAACCTTCCTTGCCTTTTCTGGCATATTACCCCATCCCATAAACATTCGTTATTCCATACTTTCCTATTTCCACCCACCTTCCAACAACGGCCCCGAGGTTTCGCTAGGATCACCCATCAGCCAAGTCCTCCGAGAGGACATCCACACGCACCGGCTGTAGGGCACGCAAAGGGCAAGAACAGGGCCAACACACACTGCAGTGCCACCCGCTGCCACAGGCCGCTCTCCTGGGACCTGCCACTATCTCCCCAAAGGCCTGTGACAGGCCCCGAAGAAACCGCCACCGGGGCCGGGCATGCCCGACGACGACGTAGAGGCCCGCCGCCGCAGGGAAAGCGCGCCCGCCACCCACCCGACAAGCTGCAGGCACTCACCCGCTTTTTGGAGCCCGGGCTGGGCCTTAGGTTGGCCAGACTAACTCTGGGCAGCGACCGCAGCAGCTCCAAGGCCTTGGTCCCGCCATTCCCACTCATATCCGCTCACCTCCCAAGGGCAGCACTAAGGGTGGCGCGGGCGAGCTGCTTTACGGCAGAACCGTAAACCGCACCTCCCGCGCCCTCCCAACAGTGTCGcgcagcctgccccgccggcggggcgggTGCGGACGGAGGGGGGCGCTGGCTCCGCCGCTCCAGCCGGCGCCGGGCTCACGGGCGCCCGAGGCGCGGCGCGGGGAGAGGCGCGGCGTGCGCGGCCGGGGCCGCCGAGGGGCGCGGTGCGGCTGAGGCGTCCtgcgggccggcggcggggggggatggagcccggctgccctccCGCATCCCGGCCGGCCGACGGCCACGCACCGCCGTCCTGGGAGAACGGGGAAGGCGCGGAGGGTTACAGGTGAACACGG comes from the Falco rusticolus isolate bFalRus1 chromosome 3, bFalRus1.pri, whole genome shotgun sequence genome and includes:
- the MRPL15 gene encoding 39S ribosomal protein L15, mitochondrial produces the protein MSGNGGTKALELLRSLPRVSLANLRPSPGSKKRERRRGRGRYGGRKCGRGHKGERQRGNRPRLGFEGGQTPFYLAIPKYGFNEGHSLRRQYQPLSLQRLQYLIDLGRVDPTQPIDLTQLTNARGVTVQPLKRDYGVQLVEEGADIFSAKVNIEVQRASELAIAAIEKNGGVVTTAFYDPRSLEILCKPVVFFLRGQPIPKRMLPPEDLVRYYTDARNRGYLADPSKVAEARLELAKKYGYVLPDITKDELFKMLSSRKDPRQIFFGLAPGWIVNMADKKILKPTDESLLKYYSS